In Planctomycetia bacterium, the genomic window CGGCACGATCCTCCACGCGAACGATAATTTCTTGAAGGCGCTCGGCTACTCGCTCGACGAAATCGTCGGCCGGCACCACAGCCTCTTCGCCGACGACACCTATAAGCATAGCGCCGAATACCGCGAGTTCTGGCTGAAGCTGAATCGGGGCGAGTTCGTCGCCGGCGAGTTCAAGCGGATCGGCAAAGGGGGCAAAGAGATTTGGATTCATGCCTCGTACAATCCGATCTTCGATGCCGGCGGTCGGGCCTATAAGGTCGTGAAATTCGCCAGCGACATCACGGCTGCGAAGTTGCAAAGCGCCGACTTCGCCGGACAGCTTTCCGCGATCAGTAAGTCGCAAGCCGTGATCGAGTTCAACCTCGACGGCACGATCATTCACGCGAACGAAAACTTCTT contains:
- a CDS encoding PAS domain-containing protein, with product MENRSMTTTLRKPKTTAASAGKRNLENAALLAAIGKSQAVIEFNLDGTILHANDNFLKALGYSLDEIVGRHHSLFADDTYKHSAEYREFWLKLNRGEFVAGEFKRIGKGGKEIWIHASYNPIFDAGGRAYKVVKFASDITAAKLQSADFAGQLSAISKSQAVIEFNLDGTIIHANENFLKTLGYSLDEIKSRHHSLFVDESYKHGPEYKEFWAKLNRGEYTQGCEASGVAFSRGVARLFFGASSRS